The nucleotide sequence TCGATGATGTCGAGGAACTCTTCCTTGTTGTAGGCGATGCCGCCGCCGGTGCCGCCGAGCGTGAAGGAGGGGCGGATGATCGCGGGCAGTCCGATCTCGGACAGCGCCATCATCGCTTCGCCGAGCGCGTGCTCTTGATAGCGCTTGCGGCGCTCGTTCTCGCCCAGCGACCACTGCCGGTCGAGCTCTTCCAGCGCGGCGCCGGACAGTTTCTCGCGTTCGGCGAGGTATTTGTCGCGATAGGATTTCTTCAGCGCCGAGGCGTTGGCGAGCCGCGACTTCGGCGTCTGCAGCCCGATCTTCTCCATGGCGTTGCGGAAGAGCTGGCGATCCTCCGCCTTGTCGATCGCATCCGCGGTCGCGCCGATCATCTCGACGTCGAACTTGTCCAGCGTGCCCTGCTTGCGCAGTGAGAGCGCGCAGTTCAGCGCGGTCTGGCCGCCCATGGTCGGCAGCAGCGCGAAGCCGCCGGGGATGACGTGGCGTTCCTTCTCGATGATCTTGGCGACGATCTCGGGCGTGATCGGCTCGATATAGGTTGCATCGGCCAATTCCGGGTCGGTCATGATGGTGGCCGGGTTGGAATTGACGAGGACGATGCGATAGCCCTCTTCCTTCAGCGTCTTGCAGGCCTGGGTGCCGGAATAGTCGAACTCGCAGGCCTGGCCGATCACGATGGGACCGGCGCCGATGATCAGGATGGTCGAGATGTCGGTTCGTTTGGGCATCACCGCTCGCGGGCTGGAATTTGGGCACAAAAAAAGGGCGCGCTCGCCGCGCGTCCCCTTTAGCCGAGAGCGCGGGTTTCCCTCGCGCGCGGGTGGGTCTTAGACCAGTTTTCGGGGCGGCGAAACCCCGAAAAATGCCCATCAACCGGCAATTTTCACGGGTTTTGGTCGAGCTTGCCAGCCGCGGGCAAGGTGCACCAGGAGCGAGGCCGTGACGCTCGATCCGCCGACCCAGCCGAGGTCGGTTGGCGAGAGCGTCGTCAGCACAGCGCCTCCCAGCGCGCCGCCGATCGCGAAGCCGAGGTACATCGCCGAGGCGTTGAGCGAGAGCGCGATCATCGAGGCCTGCGGCTCGATCCGGATGATGCTGGCCAATTGGGCCGGGTAGAATGCCCAGCCCGAGATGCCCCAGAGCAAGATCGCGCCAAGCACCGCGTAATGCGGCTGGCCCGGCATCAGCTTCAGCACCAGCGAATGCAGGATTAGGGCTGTCGCCATACCGGCAAGGCCGAGCGCGGCGGTGGCCAGCGTGCCGAGCCGGTCGGCGAGGACGCCGCCGAGCATGTTCCCGATTGCGGCGGCGCCGCCGAAGACCAGGAGCGCAAGGCTGATCCTGGAGGCATCGAACCCGAGGCTTTTCAGCGGGACCGCAAAATAGGTGAAGACGGTGAAGCCGCCGAGCGCCCACAGGATGGTGATGAGAAGCGCGATCAGGACGTTGCCGTGCCGGGCCACGGCCAGCCGCTCGGCAAGCGAAGCCGTATTGCGCGGCAAGCCGCGGGGCAGGCCGAACAAGAGGCCGGCGAGCGCAACGGTGCCGAGCAGGGCGACCATGGCAAAGGTCGCGCGCCAGCCGAACAG is from Bradyrhizobium sp. ISRA430 and encodes:
- a CDS encoding MFS transporter, which codes for MSVFWLALAAFAIGTEGFVIAGLLPGIAADLQISVSAAGQLVTAYALTYAVGSPILAVTLNNVDRRTVLALALSTFIAGNLVAMMTSGYMLLLASRMLMALGAGLCMPTALGVSVAVASPERRGRAVALVTSGITVATVVGVPLGNFVGSLFGWRATFAMVALLGTVALAGLLFGLPRGLPRNTASLAERLAVARHGNVLIALLITILWALGGFTVFTYFAVPLKSLGFDASRISLALLVFGGAAAIGNMLGGVLADRLGTLATAALGLAGMATALILHSLVLKLMPGQPHYAVLGAILLWGISGWAFYPAQLASIIRIEPQASMIALSLNASAMYLGFAIGGALGGAVLTTLSPTDLGWVGGSSVTASLLVHLARGWQARPKPVKIAG